CCCGTCCCTCCAGGACGTCCTGCGCGAGGAGGGCTCGGCGCTCGCCCCCCGTGCGTACCACGACGTCGAGACGGTGAACGTCTACAACATCGCCGTCGACTCGGACCTGCCCGAGGACCATCCCGGCCGGAGGACGTTCCAGCGCGGCAACGCGTTCGTCGCCAGGGACCGCATTCCCGAGGACTCGCTGGTCGGCCGGCTCTACTCGAACGACGTGTTCAGGGAGTTCGTCGCCCGCTGCTTCGGGCTGCCGCGGCTGTACGAACTGGCCGACCCGCTCTCCGGACTGGTCCTCAACGTGGTCCCGCCCGGCATGGAGCACCCCTGGCACTTCGACACCAACGAGTTCACCGTCAGCATGCTCACCCGGGAGCCCGAGGACGGCGGCGTCTTCGAGTACTGCCCCGGCATCAGGTCCGCGCAGGACGAGAACTTCGCCGGCGTGCGGGACGTCCTCGACGGCCGCGGCGGCCGTCTGGTCCGCCGCCTGCCCCTGCGGCCCGGGGATCTGCAGCTCTTCAAGGGCCGTTACTCGCTGCACCGGGTGAGCCCCGTCCGGGGCGGGACCGCCCGCCACTCCGCGATCTTCGCCTACAGCGAGCGCCCCGGCGTCATCGGGAGCGTCGCCCGCACCCGGCAGCTGTTCGGGCGGGTGCTGCCCGAGCACCTGGAGGCGGAGGGCGGTGCCGTGCGGGGCGACCGGCTGCTGGACTAGGGCGTGTTGCGAAAGTAGCTCCGTCCGCCCGCAGGCCAGGAG
The genomic region above belongs to Streptomyces marianii and contains:
- a CDS encoding HalD/BesD family halogenase: MSTLEAMTLAQVVDANRYPLSELDGAEGRAVVARARRELSDLGCTVLPDFIRPSLQDVLREEGSALAPRAYHDVETVNVYNIAVDSDLPEDHPGRRTFQRGNAFVARDRIPEDSLVGRLYSNDVFREFVARCFGLPRLYELADPLSGLVLNVVPPGMEHPWHFDTNEFTVSMLTREPEDGGVFEYCPGIRSAQDENFAGVRDVLDGRGGRLVRRLPLRPGDLQLFKGRYSLHRVSPVRGGTARHSAIFAYSERPGVIGSVARTRQLFGRVLPEHLEAEGGAVRGDRLLD